A window from Staphylococcus succinus encodes these proteins:
- a CDS encoding glycosyltransferase family 2 protein: protein MEKLLSIIVPVYNKELFLDACIESINKLEINKAKIEAIFVDDCSRDNSLEIIEAYVNKYDFIKMIKLEENTGSPSEPRNMGIREAKGQYITFLDADDWLDPIGLPTLLDQAIENNSDVAFGQSIKHTDNTISKLGRFTSYKVTNNLIPYEINKIFRAVGPPGKMIKRDIIVNNNIEFKQLKFGEDKLFFINAIAKCKSASMNSTPIYHVNRYTENQSLVGETSIIEKTNYNLIVLKEVLKLDLPERAEFQAISRIVEVDFISRLFNGHRFLKNNNKEDFYRLFDDMVDTLKQHNKNVEDYIVEDKYKNLYQLLINKDYEKLFEYISMLLKGGKGDRYVKDNQVYFAMPDSLKECIPMKEDIFAVYEGTQVINDQLTEVIRVYKDDNVKIDKVRLTEIYNEPNEIEVDFYEHTNYIYINTDELNKCDYNFNINLIHDEYKPYKVNMNLPNGNNHLNLKRQNFKAEFIMKEQKTEKKVEIKQYFMYNPVTVSVRKKIYLYKDVEFTERIEQNVEIGEILEISEIRFTKKGTPRLITIEGYVITANREFVTRVNKSKSNQYIFQKPHSVIAIKNCKVYEDRNFKSDSVNELKAKQKVDIQKIVLSSKGTPRLKTINGTYITANRNIVKEV, encoded by the coding sequence TTGGAAAAACTTCTATCTATTATAGTACCTGTGTATAATAAAGAATTATTTTTGGATGCATGTATTGAATCGATAAATAAATTGGAAATAAATAAAGCGAAAATTGAAGCTATATTTGTCGATGATTGTTCTAGAGATAATTCGTTGGAAATTATTGAGGCATATGTGAATAAATATGATTTTATTAAAATGATTAAATTGGAAGAGAATACGGGAAGTCCTTCAGAGCCCAGAAATATGGGTATTAGAGAAGCTAAAGGGCAATATATTACTTTTTTAGATGCTGATGATTGGTTAGACCCAATTGGATTACCGACGTTATTAGATCAAGCGATTGAAAACAATTCAGATGTAGCATTTGGGCAGAGTATCAAGCATACAGATAATACGATTAGTAAGTTAGGGAGATTTACATCGTATAAAGTGACGAATAATCTGATTCCATATGAAATCAACAAAATTTTTAGAGCTGTAGGACCTCCAGGTAAAATGATAAAAAGAGATATTATTGTAAATAATAATATTGAATTTAAACAATTGAAATTTGGTGAAGATAAATTATTCTTTATCAATGCTATTGCTAAATGTAAAAGTGCTTCGATGAATTCAACACCTATTTATCATGTAAATAGATATACTGAAAATCAATCGCTTGTTGGTGAAACAAGTATTATTGAGAAAACAAATTACAATTTAATTGTATTGAAAGAAGTTCTGAAATTAGATTTGCCAGAACGAGCTGAATTTCAAGCTATTAGTAGAATTGTTGAGGTGGATTTCATATCTCGTTTATTCAATGGTCATAGGTTCTTGAAAAATAATAATAAAGAAGATTTTTATCGTTTATTTGATGATATGGTAGATACATTGAAGCAGCACAATAAGAATGTCGAAGATTACATTGTAGAAGATAAATACAAGAATCTTTATCAATTATTAATCAATAAAGATTATGAAAAACTTTTTGAATATATTTCCATGCTACTTAAAGGTGGTAAAGGGGATAGGTATGTTAAGGATAATCAAGTGTATTTTGCTATGCCAGACAGTTTAAAAGAGTGTATACCAATGAAGGAAGATATATTTGCTGTTTATGAAGGTACACAAGTTATTAATGATCAATTAACAGAAGTTATTAGAGTATATAAAGATGATAATGTAAAAATAGATAAAGTAAGACTAACTGAAATATACAACGAACCTAATGAAATAGAAGTAGATTTTTATGAACATACAAACTATATATATATAAATACAGATGAATTAAATAAATGTGATTATAATTTTAATATTAATTTAATTCATGATGAGTATAAACCGTATAAAGTGAATATGAATTTACCGAATGGTAATAATCATTTGAATTTAAAGAGACAAAATTTTAAAGCTGAATTTATAATGAAAGAACAGAAAACAGAAAAAAAAGTAGAGATAAAACAATATTTTATGTATAATCCTGTAACGGTTTCAGTTCGCAAAAAAATATATCTCTATAAAGATGTTGAATTTACTGAACGTATTGAGCAAAACGTTGAAATTGGAGAGATATTAGAGATTAGTGAGATTAGATTCACGAAGAAAGGTACGCCAAGACTTATAACAATAGAAGGATATGTGATTACAGCGAATAGAGAATTTGTTACACGTGTGAATAAAAGTAAGTCAAATCAATATATATTTCAGAAGCCACATAGCGTTATTGCTATAAAAAATTGTAAAGTTTATGAAGATAGAAATTTTAAGAGTGATTCAGTCAATGAACTTAAAGCAAAACAAAAAGTGGATATTCAAAAAATAGTACTTTCTTCGAAAGGTACACCAAGACTTAAAACAATCAATGGCACGTATATCACTGCCAATCGAAACATTGTTAAAGAAGTATAA
- the racE gene encoding glutamate racemase: protein MDKPIGVIDSGVGGLTVAKEIMRQLPNETIYYLGDIKRCPYGPRDGSEVRQFTTELAEQLMTFDIKMLVIACNTATAVALNHLQNLLAIPVIGVIEPGARTAIMTTKNKNVLILGTEGTIKSEAYRHHIKNINPNVEVSGVACPGFVPLVEQMRYKDPTITSIIMHQTLKQWRNSDADTVILGCTHYPLLYQYINDYFGGEKVVISSGLETAREVSALLTFSNEHAGYKRKPAHKFFATGDTEHIESIIEEWLHMKVKVEQIEI from the coding sequence ATGGACAAACCAATTGGTGTAATCGACTCAGGAGTAGGCGGATTAACGGTTGCTAAAGAAATTATGCGTCAACTTCCAAATGAAACAATTTATTATTTAGGGGATATTAAACGATGTCCTTATGGTCCAAGAGATGGATCTGAAGTAAGGCAATTTACAACAGAGTTGGCTGAACAACTCATGACATTTGATATTAAAATGTTAGTGATTGCTTGTAATACAGCTACAGCTGTTGCGTTGAATCATTTACAAAATTTGCTAGCGATTCCCGTTATCGGCGTAATAGAACCTGGAGCTAGAACTGCAATTATGACGACTAAAAATAAAAATGTTTTAATTTTAGGTACAGAAGGTACAATAAAATCTGAAGCATATAGACATCATATTAAAAATATAAATCCTAATGTTGAAGTCTCAGGTGTTGCCTGTCCAGGATTCGTCCCTTTAGTTGAACAAATGCGCTATAAAGATCCAACTATTACCAGTATTATTATGCATCAAACGCTTAAACAGTGGAGAAATAGTGATGCGGATACAGTTATTTTAGGATGTACCCACTATCCATTGCTATATCAATATATTAATGATTATTTTGGTGGAGAAAAGGTTGTCATTTCGTCTGGTTTAGAAACAGCACGGGAAGTGAGTGCGTTATTAACATTCAGTAATGAACATGCTGGTTATAAAAGAAAACCAGCCCATAAGTTTTTTGCTACAGGCGATACGGAACATATCGAAAGTATTATTGAAGAATGGCTTCACATGAAAGTGAAAGTAGAACAAATAGAAATCTAA
- a CDS encoding beta-class phenol-soluble modulin codes for MEGLFEAIKNTVQAGIAGDSAKLGTSIVDIVSNGVSIAAKLFGF; via the coding sequence ATGGAAGGATTATTTGAAGCAATTAAAAACACAGTTCAAGCAGGAATTGCGGGAGATAGCGCTAAGTTAGGCACAAGCATAGTAGATATTGTATCAAATGGCGTAAGCATAGCAGCAAAATTATTTGGATTCTAG
- a CDS encoding succinate dehydrogenase cytochrome b558 subunit, translating into MAYSKNQFYLRRLHSLLGVIPIGGFLLIHLLVNHQATKGADAFNKAAGFMESLPFLIVLEFVVIYIPIFYHAVYGVHIAFTAKENVGHYSKFRNWMFLLQRITGILTFVFVAIHLWQTRIQRALGHEVNYDMVHDIVSNPLWLIFYIVCMLSVTFHFANGLWSFLVTWGVLQSKRSQQIFTWVSLIVFLVVSYIGLSAILAFL; encoded by the coding sequence TTGGCATATTCGAAAAATCAATTCTATTTAAGACGCTTACATTCATTATTAGGCGTGATACCAATAGGTGGATTCTTATTAATTCATTTACTTGTTAATCATCAAGCGACTAAAGGTGCTGATGCATTTAACAAGGCAGCCGGATTTATGGAATCTTTACCTTTTTTAATTGTATTGGAATTTGTAGTCATTTATATTCCGATTTTCTATCACGCAGTTTATGGTGTACATATTGCCTTCACGGCAAAAGAAAACGTAGGACATTATTCTAAGTTTAGAAACTGGATGTTCTTATTACAACGTATCACTGGTATTTTAACGTTTGTATTTGTTGCTATTCATTTATGGCAAACACGTATCCAACGTGCATTAGGCCATGAAGTAAATTACGACATGGTACACGATATTGTATCAAATCCATTATGGTTGATTTTTTATATTGTATGTATGTTATCAGTAACATTCCACTTTGCGAATGGTTTATGGTCATTCTTAGTAACATGGGGTGTACTACAATCTAAAAGATCACAACAAATTTTCACTTGGGTTTCACTTATCGTATTTTTAGTAGTATCATACATCGGTTTAAGTGCTATTCTTGCATTTTTATAA
- a CDS encoding N-acetyltransferase produces the protein MSNVKHLDINYKTDELFEDFRNFGNEDLYLVDELRGEMIDASSDSPFYGVYVGDRLGARMALYRKGEVEEVHFPEYDDYNIIWKLEVLRDFQDRGYGTALLNHAKVQGLPIKVIARNQSKDFFIKQGFKDLGETNKDGHDVLIWSPE, from the coding sequence ATGAGTAATGTAAAACATCTTGATATAAATTATAAAACGGATGAACTGTTTGAAGATTTCAGGAACTTTGGAAATGAAGACTTATATTTAGTCGATGAATTGCGCGGAGAAATGATTGATGCTAGCTCAGATTCACCTTTTTACGGCGTATATGTCGGCGATAGATTAGGTGCACGTATGGCATTGTACCGTAAAGGAGAAGTAGAAGAAGTACATTTCCCTGAATACGATGATTATAATATCATATGGAAATTAGAAGTATTACGTGACTTCCAAGATCGTGGTTATGGTACAGCGTTATTAAATCATGCTAAAGTACAAGGCTTACCTATTAAAGTAATTGCCCGTAATCAATCAAAAGATTTCTTTATTAAACAAGGGTTTAAAGATTTAGGCGAAACAAACAAAGATGGTCATGATGTGCTCATATGGTCACCAGAATAA
- the sdhB gene encoding succinate dehydrogenase iron-sulfur subunit, translated as MAETKKVNDTPTQDVQGEQQQNKKKSIKLIIKRQDDDKSKPYEEEFEIPYRENLNIIACLMEIRRNPVNSKGEKTTPVIWDMNCLEEVCGACSMVINGKARQSCSAIVDQLEQPIKLEPMNTFPVIRDLQVDRTRMFDNLKRMKAWVPIDGTYDLGPGPRMPEKKRQTAYELSKCMTCGVCLEVCPNVTSNNDFVGAQAISQVRLFNLHPTGSMTKDERLDALMGGGGLQECGNSQNCVNACPKGIPLTTSIAALNRETSFHMFKSFFGSDHQVN; from the coding sequence ATGGCAGAAACTAAAAAAGTAAATGATACTCCGACACAAGATGTTCAAGGTGAGCAACAACAAAACAAAAAGAAATCAATTAAACTAATAATTAAGCGTCAAGATGATGATAAGTCAAAACCTTATGAAGAAGAATTTGAAATTCCTTATAGAGAAAATTTGAATATTATCGCATGTTTAATGGAAATTAGACGTAATCCAGTTAATAGTAAAGGTGAAAAAACAACGCCTGTTATTTGGGATATGAACTGTTTAGAAGAAGTATGTGGCGCATGTTCAATGGTTATCAACGGTAAAGCAAGACAATCATGTTCTGCAATCGTTGATCAATTAGAACAACCTATTAAACTTGAACCGATGAATACATTCCCAGTGATTCGTGACTTACAAGTAGATCGTACAAGAATGTTCGACAACTTAAAACGAATGAAAGCTTGGGTCCCAATTGATGGTACTTATGATTTAGGTCCAGGGCCACGTATGCCAGAGAAAAAACGCCAAACTGCGTATGAATTATCGAAATGTATGACTTGTGGTGTTTGTTTAGAAGTTTGTCCAAATGTTACAAGTAATAATGATTTCGTTGGAGCACAAGCGATTTCTCAAGTAAGATTATTTAATTTACATCCAACAGGCTCAATGACTAAAGACGAACGCCTAGATGCATTAATGGGCGGTGGCGGATTACAAGAGTGTGGAAATTCTCAAAACTGTGTCAATGCATGTCCTAAAGGGATTCCTTTGACAACATCTATTGCAGCATTAAATAGAGAAACATCTTTCCATATGTTCAAATCATTCTTTGGTTCAGATCACCAAGTTAATTAA
- a CDS encoding XTP/dITP diphosphatase: protein MEDIVIATNNKGKINDFKVIFPEYNVIGISEIIEGFDVEETGETFEDNAKLKSEAAAKALNKRVIADDSGLEVFALNGEPGVYSARYAGIDKDDEANIDRVLKNLGDTANRNAQFVCVISMSAPGEETVQFKGTVQGEITLSKIGDNGFGYDPIFYIAEKNKTMAQLTVEEKSELSHRGKAIEQLRHYLKDEQ, encoded by the coding sequence ATGGAAGATATTGTAATTGCGACGAATAACAAAGGCAAAATTAATGATTTCAAAGTTATTTTTCCAGAATATAATGTGATAGGTATTAGTGAAATTATTGAAGGTTTTGATGTAGAAGAAACAGGAGAGACATTTGAAGATAATGCTAAACTAAAATCTGAAGCTGCAGCCAAAGCATTAAATAAACGTGTGATTGCTGATGACAGTGGTTTAGAAGTATTTGCTTTAAATGGAGAGCCAGGTGTCTACTCTGCACGCTATGCGGGTATAGACAAAGATGATGAAGCAAATATAGATAGAGTACTTAAAAACTTAGGTGACACTGCAAATCGCAATGCACAATTTGTATGTGTCATAAGTATGAGTGCTCCAGGAGAAGAAACTGTCCAATTTAAAGGTACTGTCCAAGGTGAAATAACTTTAAGTAAGATAGGGGACAATGGATTTGGTTACGATCCGATATTCTATATAGCTGAAAAAAATAAAACAATGGCTCAACTAACTGTAGAAGAAAAAAGTGAACTTAGTCATAGGGGTAAAGCGATAGAACAGTTACGCCATTATTTAAAGGATGAGCAATAA
- a CDS encoding YjjG family noncanonical pyrimidine nucleotidase, which translates to MKTRNILVDFDDTLVDFHDAEAYAFFKMTQKYNLNSNHSDLELFMKVNQSHWEAFQQEKITKDEVLSKRFEAYFALHQIEVDGSEADYIFRDELANAPIKYFDHTLETLKRLKDNHNLYIVTNGVLETQERRIEKTPFGGWFKDVFVSEQTGYQKPMPEFFDYVFDKIGEDKRKHAIIVGDSITSDILGGKNAQINTCWFNPRNNSNETDISPDYTINSLKELELYI; encoded by the coding sequence ATGAAAACTAGAAATATACTCGTGGATTTTGATGATACACTTGTTGATTTTCATGATGCTGAAGCATATGCTTTTTTTAAAATGACACAAAAATATAATTTGAACAGTAATCATAGTGATTTAGAATTATTCATGAAAGTTAACCAATCACATTGGGAAGCGTTTCAACAAGAGAAAATAACAAAGGATGAAGTGTTGAGTAAAAGGTTTGAAGCTTATTTTGCGCTACATCAAATTGAAGTAGATGGCAGTGAAGCAGATTACATATTCAGAGATGAATTAGCGAATGCACCAATTAAATATTTTGATCATACACTTGAAACGTTAAAACGGTTAAAAGATAATCATAATTTGTATATTGTTACTAATGGTGTGTTAGAGACACAAGAGAGACGTATCGAGAAAACACCTTTTGGAGGTTGGTTTAAAGATGTTTTTGTTTCGGAGCAAACTGGATATCAAAAGCCGATGCCTGAGTTTTTTGATTATGTATTTGATAAGATAGGGGAAGACAAAAGAAAGCATGCTATAATTGTTGGAGATTCTATTACTTCCGATATTTTAGGTGGGAAAAATGCCCAAATTAATACATGTTGGTTTAACCCACGTAATAATAGTAATGAAACAGACATTAGTCCTGATTATACGATTAATTCATTAAAAGAATTAGAATTATACATATAA
- a CDS encoding YfcE family phosphodiesterase — protein MTKWIIVSDNHTEQGVLFNIINQHEDLDVAIHLGDSEFAYDDSELSHFYRVKGNTDFYPEFPIEETVKINNIKAYYTHGHLYNVNRTRMRLAEQAKALECSFAFYGHTHVAKHEIIGGIHVINPGSISQSRSDIEETYAELLIDEAQQSAILNFRNRNHEVIESETFTI, from the coding sequence ATGACAAAATGGATTATAGTGAGTGACAACCATACTGAACAAGGTGTTCTATTTAACATTATTAATCAACACGAAGATTTAGACGTAGCAATTCATTTAGGAGATTCTGAATTCGCTTATGACGATAGTGAGTTGAGTCATTTCTATAGAGTAAAAGGAAATACAGATTTCTATCCAGAATTTCCAATTGAAGAAACTGTTAAAATCAATAATATTAAGGCATATTATACGCATGGCCACTTATATAATGTAAATCGCACAAGAATGAGACTTGCTGAGCAAGCTAAAGCTTTAGAATGTAGCTTTGCTTTTTACGGGCATACTCATGTAGCAAAACACGAGATTATTGGCGGTATACATGTCATTAATCCAGGTAGTATTTCACAATCCCGGAGTGATATTGAAGAAACATATGCAGAATTATTAATTGATGAAGCGCAGCAAAGTGCAATATTAAACTTCCGAAATCGTAATCATGAAGTGATAGAAAGTGAAACGTTCACGATTTAA
- the sdhA gene encoding succinate dehydrogenase flavoprotein subunit codes for MAEKKVIVVGGGLAGLMSTIKAAEQGAHVDLFSLVPVKRSHSVCAQGGINGAVNTKGEGDSPTVHFDDTVYGGDFLANQPPVKAMTEAAPQIIHLLDRMGVMFNRTNEGLLDFRRFGGTLHHRTAYAGATTGQQLLYALDEQVRSFEVDGLVTKYEGWEFLGIIKDDDNMARGIVAQNMTTAKIESFGSDAVIMATGGPGIIFGKTTNSMINTGSAASIVYQQGAKYANGEFIQIHPTAIPGDDKLRLMSESARGEGGRIWTYKDGKPWYFLEEKYPDYGNLVPRDIATREIFDVCVNQKLGINGENMVYLDLSHKDPHELDVKLGGIIEIYEKFTGDDPRKVPMKIFPAVHYSMGGLYVDFDQMTNIKGLFAAGECDYSQHGGNRLGANSLLSAIYGGTVAGPNAIDYISNIEKSYTELDESLFEKHVQDAQEQFDYLLNMKGTENAYKLHRELGEIMTANVTVVRENKSLLETDKKIVELMERYQNIDIEDTQTWSNQAVFFTRQLWNMLVLARVITIGAYNRNESRGAHYKPEFPERNDEEWLKTTLASYQGKTEAPKFTYEPVDVSLIPPRKRDYSTKSKGGK; via the coding sequence ATGGCAGAGAAGAAAGTTATTGTTGTCGGAGGCGGACTTGCTGGTCTTATGTCAACAATTAAAGCAGCTGAACAAGGTGCACATGTAGATTTATTCTCGCTTGTTCCTGTTAAACGTTCACACTCTGTGTGCGCACAAGGTGGCATCAACGGAGCGGTCAATACTAAAGGTGAAGGAGATTCTCCAACAGTTCACTTTGATGATACTGTATATGGCGGAGATTTCTTAGCGAATCAACCACCTGTTAAAGCGATGACAGAAGCAGCACCACAGATTATTCATTTACTTGATCGCATGGGTGTCATGTTCAATAGAACAAATGAAGGGTTATTAGATTTTAGACGTTTTGGTGGTACATTACATCATAGAACAGCATATGCTGGCGCTACAACAGGACAACAATTACTTTATGCTTTAGATGAACAAGTTCGTAGTTTTGAAGTAGACGGCCTCGTAACAAAATATGAGGGATGGGAATTCCTAGGAATCATTAAAGATGATGACAATATGGCAAGAGGTATCGTTGCGCAAAATATGACAACAGCAAAAATTGAATCCTTTGGTTCAGATGCAGTTATTATGGCAACGGGTGGTCCAGGTATCATATTTGGTAAGACAACTAACTCAATGATTAATACTGGATCAGCAGCCTCAATCGTTTATCAACAAGGTGCTAAGTACGCGAATGGTGAGTTTATTCAAATTCATCCAACGGCTATACCTGGTGATGATAAATTAAGATTAATGAGTGAGTCTGCACGTGGTGAAGGTGGCCGTATATGGACTTATAAAGATGGGAAACCATGGTACTTCTTAGAAGAAAAGTATCCAGACTATGGTAACTTGGTGCCTCGTGATATCGCGACCCGTGAAATCTTCGACGTATGTGTTAACCAAAAATTAGGTATCAATGGTGAGAACATGGTTTATCTAGATTTATCACATAAAGATCCACATGAGTTAGATGTTAAATTAGGCGGTATTATTGAAATTTATGAAAAATTCACTGGCGATGACCCTCGCAAAGTCCCAATGAAGATATTCCCAGCAGTACATTACTCAATGGGTGGTTTGTATGTTGATTTTGATCAAATGACAAATATCAAAGGTTTATTTGCAGCAGGCGAATGTGATTACTCACAACATGGTGGTAACCGTTTAGGCGCTAATTCTTTATTATCAGCTATTTATGGTGGTACTGTCGCAGGTCCAAATGCTATTGACTATATCTCAAATATTGAGAAGTCATATACCGAATTAGATGAAAGTCTTTTTGAGAAGCATGTTCAGGATGCACAAGAGCAATTTGATTATTTACTGAACATGAAAGGTACTGAAAATGCTTATAAACTTCATCGAGAACTTGGTGAAATTATGACGGCGAATGTTACTGTGGTTCGTGAGAATAAGAGTTTATTAGAAACAGACAAAAAAATTGTTGAATTGATGGAACGTTATCAAAATATTGATATTGAAGATACTCAAACTTGGAGTAACCAAGCTGTATTCTTCACACGTCAATTATGGAATATGCTAGTATTAGCCCGCGTTATTACAATCGGTGCATACAACCGAAACGAGTCTCGTGGTGCACATTACAAACCAGAGTTTCCTGAAAGAAATGATGAAGAATGGTTGAAAACTACTTTAGCATCTTATCAAGGAAAAACTGAAGCACCTAAATTTACATACGAACCCGTCGATGTAAGTTTAATTCCACCTCGTAAACGCGACTATTCTACGAAGTCTAAAGGAGGTAAATAA
- a CDS encoding beta-class phenol-soluble modulin, with protein MEGLFEAIKNTVEAGITGDSAKLGTSIVDIVSSGVGILSKLFGF; from the coding sequence ATGGAAGGTTTATTTGAAGCAATTAAAAACACAGTTGAAGCAGGAATTACTGGAGACAGCGCTAAGTTAGGCACAAGCATTGTAGATATCGTATCAAGCGGCGTAGGTATATTGTCAAAATTATTCGGATTCTAA
- a CDS encoding YagU family protein, with product MRIKEKISFVQIIYATIVAGLLSGIVKFGWEVMLPPRTPERNMTNPPQELLQKLGFSPELTHLTYQFSDQSMPWISFIVHFGFSIAFAFIYIILVEYFSKLSMGYGSIFGIAVWIVFHLVVMPIMHVVPSAFQQPMQEHISELFGHILWMMVIEFVRRYFVYKSKI from the coding sequence ATGCGTATAAAAGAAAAAATATCATTTGTGCAAATTATTTATGCGACTATCGTTGCTGGATTACTATCAGGCATTGTCAAATTTGGTTGGGAAGTGATGTTACCACCAAGAACACCAGAGCGGAATATGACCAATCCACCTCAAGAATTATTACAAAAATTAGGCTTTAGTCCTGAATTGACTCACTTGACGTATCAATTTTCAGATCAGTCCATGCCATGGATTAGTTTTATTGTTCACTTTGGCTTTTCAATTGCATTTGCTTTTATTTATATTATATTGGTTGAATATTTTTCTAAGCTTTCGATGGGGTATGGTTCTATATTTGGTATTGCTGTGTGGATAGTCTTCCATTTAGTTGTGATGCCAATCATGCATGTGGTACCAAGTGCATTTCAACAACCTATGCAGGAACATATTTCGGAACTATTTGGGCATATCCTATGGATGATGGTCATAGAATTCGTTCGCAGATACTTTGTTTATAAAAGTAAAATTTAA